In one Dermacentor albipictus isolate Rhodes 1998 colony chromosome 4, USDA_Dalb.pri_finalv2, whole genome shotgun sequence genomic region, the following are encoded:
- the LOC135895899 gene encoding ATP-dependent RNA helicase me31b-like isoform X1, whose translation MSTVAENSGNHSPEKAVNHTNNIRDVDEGGWKSKLVIPPRDLRKRTSDVTDTKGNEFEDFCLKRELLMGIFEKGWEKPSPIQEASIPIALLGRDILARAKNGTGKTGAYIIPMLQRIDVAKDHIQAMAIVPTRELALQTSQICIELSKHLKARVMVTTGGTNLKDDIMRIYENVHVIIATPGRILDLMEKRVAQMDKCNMLILDEADKLLSQDFKGLLDKVISYLPPDRQILLYSATFPLTVEQFMKKHLHSPYEINLMDELTLKGVTQYYAFVQERQKVHCLNTLFSKLQINQSIIFCNSTQRVELLAKKITELGYSCYYIHAKMSQQHRNRVFHDFRAGLCRNLVCSDLFTRGIDIQAVNVVINFDFPKMAETYLHRIGRSGRFGHLGIAINLITYDDRFSLHRIEQELGTEIKPIPKVIDKNLYVPELQLEDAEANASK comes from the exons ATGTCTACAGTAGCAGAAAACTCCGGGAACCATTCCCCTGAGAAGGCTGTAAACCACACCAACAACATTAG GGATGTCGATGAAGGTGGCTGGAAATCGAAGCTTGTCATACCTCCCCGTGATCTAAGGAAGCGAACATCT GATGTCACAGACACCAAGGGCAACGAATTTGAGGACTTCTGCCTAAAGCGGGAGCTGCTTATGGGTATCTTTGAGAAGGGCTGGGAAAAGCCCTCTCCCATCCAGGAAGCCAGCATCCCCATTGCACTCCTAGGGCGTGACATCCTGGCTCGGGCCAAGAACGGCACTGGCAAGACGGGTGCATACATCATCCCCATGCTCCAGCGGATAGACGTCGCAAAGGATCACATCCAAG CTATGGCCATTGTCCCCACTCGCGAGTTGGCCCTCCAAACCAGTCAAATCTGCATTGAGCTGTCTAAGCACCTGAAGGCCCGAGTCATGGTTACAACTGGTGGCACCAACCTGAAGGACGACATCATGCGCATCTATGAAAACG TTCACGTGATCATTGCAACACCTGGCCGCATTTTGGATCTCATGGAAAAAAGAGTAGCGCAGATGGACAAGTGCAACATGCTCATTTTGGATGAG GCAGACAAGCTTCTCTCCCAGGACTTCAAGGGCTTGCTGGACAAGGTCATCAGCTACCTGCCCCCTGACAGGCAGATTCTTCTCTACTCTGCCACGTTCCCACTTACGGTGGAGCAGTTTATG AAGAAGCACTTGCACAGCCCGTATGAGATTAACCTGATGGACGAGCTGACCCTGAAAGGTGTGACGCAGTACTACGCTTTCGTTCAGGAAAGGCAGAAGGTTCACTGCCTCAACACTCTCTTCTCTAAG CTGCAAATCAACCAGTCAATCATCTTCTGCAACTCCACTCAGCGGGTGGAGCTTTTGGCCAAGAAGATAACGGAGCTTGGCTACTCGTGCTACTACATCCATGCCAAGATGTCCCAGCAACATCGTAACCGTGTGTTCCACGACTTCCGCGCTGGCCTCTGCAGGAACCTTGTCTGCTCCG ACCTCTTCACGAGAGGTATAGACATCCAGGCTGTGAATGTGGTGATCAACTTCGACTTCCCAAAGATGGCAGAGACATATCTGCACCGCATCGGCAGATCCGGCCGCTTCGGCCACCTTGGCATCGCCATCAACCTGATCACCTATGATGACCGCTTCTCGCTGCACCGCATAGAGCAGGAACTGGGGACGGAAATCAAGCCTATTCCCAAG GTCATTGACAAGAACCTCTACGTGCCAGAGCTGCAGCTAGAAGATGCAGAAGCAAATGCCAGCAAATAG
- the LOC135895899 gene encoding ATP-dependent RNA helicase me31b-like isoform X2, which produces MSTVAENSGNHSPEKAVNHTNNIRDVDEGGWKSKLVIPPRDLRKRTSDVTDTKGNEFEDFCLKRELLMGIFEKGWEKPSPIQEASIPIALLGRDILARAKNGTGKTGAYIIPMLQRIDVAKDHIQAMAIVPTRELALQTSQICIELSKHLKARVMVTTGGTNLKDDIMRIYENVHVIIATPGRILDLMEKRVAQMDKCNMLILDEADKLLSQDFKGLLDKVISYLPPDRQILLYSATFPLTVEQFMKHLHSPYEINLMDELTLKGVTQYYAFVQERQKVHCLNTLFSKLQINQSIIFCNSTQRVELLAKKITELGYSCYYIHAKMSQQHRNRVFHDFRAGLCRNLVCSDLFTRGIDIQAVNVVINFDFPKMAETYLHRIGRSGRFGHLGIAINLITYDDRFSLHRIEQELGTEIKPIPKVIDKNLYVPELQLEDAEANASK; this is translated from the exons ATGTCTACAGTAGCAGAAAACTCCGGGAACCATTCCCCTGAGAAGGCTGTAAACCACACCAACAACATTAG GGATGTCGATGAAGGTGGCTGGAAATCGAAGCTTGTCATACCTCCCCGTGATCTAAGGAAGCGAACATCT GATGTCACAGACACCAAGGGCAACGAATTTGAGGACTTCTGCCTAAAGCGGGAGCTGCTTATGGGTATCTTTGAGAAGGGCTGGGAAAAGCCCTCTCCCATCCAGGAAGCCAGCATCCCCATTGCACTCCTAGGGCGTGACATCCTGGCTCGGGCCAAGAACGGCACTGGCAAGACGGGTGCATACATCATCCCCATGCTCCAGCGGATAGACGTCGCAAAGGATCACATCCAAG CTATGGCCATTGTCCCCACTCGCGAGTTGGCCCTCCAAACCAGTCAAATCTGCATTGAGCTGTCTAAGCACCTGAAGGCCCGAGTCATGGTTACAACTGGTGGCACCAACCTGAAGGACGACATCATGCGCATCTATGAAAACG TTCACGTGATCATTGCAACACCTGGCCGCATTTTGGATCTCATGGAAAAAAGAGTAGCGCAGATGGACAAGTGCAACATGCTCATTTTGGATGAG GCAGACAAGCTTCTCTCCCAGGACTTCAAGGGCTTGCTGGACAAGGTCATCAGCTACCTGCCCCCTGACAGGCAGATTCTTCTCTACTCTGCCACGTTCCCACTTACGGTGGAGCAGTTTATG AAGCACTTGCACAGCCCGTATGAGATTAACCTGATGGACGAGCTGACCCTGAAAGGTGTGACGCAGTACTACGCTTTCGTTCAGGAAAGGCAGAAGGTTCACTGCCTCAACACTCTCTTCTCTAAG CTGCAAATCAACCAGTCAATCATCTTCTGCAACTCCACTCAGCGGGTGGAGCTTTTGGCCAAGAAGATAACGGAGCTTGGCTACTCGTGCTACTACATCCATGCCAAGATGTCCCAGCAACATCGTAACCGTGTGTTCCACGACTTCCGCGCTGGCCTCTGCAGGAACCTTGTCTGCTCCG ACCTCTTCACGAGAGGTATAGACATCCAGGCTGTGAATGTGGTGATCAACTTCGACTTCCCAAAGATGGCAGAGACATATCTGCACCGCATCGGCAGATCCGGCCGCTTCGGCCACCTTGGCATCGCCATCAACCTGATCACCTATGATGACCGCTTCTCGCTGCACCGCATAGAGCAGGAACTGGGGACGGAAATCAAGCCTATTCCCAAG GTCATTGACAAGAACCTCTACGTGCCAGAGCTGCAGCTAGAAGATGCAGAAGCAAATGCCAGCAAATAG